One part of the Vibrio hyugaensis genome encodes these proteins:
- a CDS encoding DUF1501 domain-containing protein, whose amino-acid sequence MTLDKQTNLTSTRRQFLKSAFAVGATSLLPNAVFAQSSSPNIFVWITLRGAMDGLNVVVPYADKQYLTLRPTIGLATEKLNKLDDFYGLHPAMKTSFEWYQNKQMAMVHACATAYRERSHFDGQKVLENGTDNPLHRDGWLNRLLQLDAKSKGLAIDSGLPLIVQGEKAVSSWYPNNLQARDSQVELLEALFQSDEKLASNFEEALKIEMMSNRNRPGKQFPVLASQAGTFLSAEGGPNIAVLELGGWDTHAGQGAETGRLANQLRTLDSGLANLKKALGDNWSKTVVMAASEFGRTAAENGTKGTDHGTANAMFIAGGAIEGGKVLGEFPGLAQAELYEGRDLAPANDMRAVIKAVLQQHMSIESSALESVFPDSGSDKAYAGLIRSS is encoded by the coding sequence ATGACATTAGATAAACAAACGAACTTAACATCGACTCGTCGACAATTCTTGAAATCCGCTTTCGCCGTGGGCGCAACAAGCTTGTTGCCTAATGCAGTCTTTGCTCAATCTAGCTCTCCAAATATCTTTGTTTGGATTACGCTGCGTGGTGCGATGGATGGATTAAACGTTGTGGTTCCTTATGCTGATAAGCAGTATTTAACTCTCCGTCCGACGATTGGTTTAGCAACAGAAAAACTGAATAAACTCGACGATTTTTATGGTTTGCATCCGGCGATGAAAACCAGCTTCGAGTGGTATCAAAATAAGCAGATGGCGATGGTTCATGCTTGTGCCACCGCGTATCGTGAGCGCTCTCATTTTGATGGGCAAAAGGTGTTAGAAAACGGCACAGACAATCCGTTACATCGTGATGGGTGGTTAAACCGATTGCTGCAACTGGATGCGAAGTCGAAAGGCTTGGCGATCGATTCAGGGTTACCTTTGATTGTTCAAGGAGAGAAGGCGGTCAGCAGTTGGTATCCAAACAATTTGCAAGCGCGAGACAGCCAAGTGGAGCTGCTAGAGGCGTTGTTTCAAAGTGATGAGAAGCTTGCGAGTAATTTTGAAGAAGCGCTGAAGATCGAAATGATGTCGAATCGAAATCGTCCCGGTAAGCAGTTTCCTGTCTTGGCGTCTCAAGCGGGAACCTTTCTCTCTGCTGAAGGTGGTCCTAACATCGCGGTATTGGAACTGGGCGGATGGGATACTCATGCAGGCCAAGGCGCAGAAACAGGAAGGTTAGCCAATCAATTACGTACATTGGATAGTGGTCTTGCCAACCTAAAGAAAGCGTTAGGGGATAACTGGTCGAAAACCGTCGTGATGGCGGCAAGTGAATTTGGACGCACCGCAGCGGAAAACGGAACCAAAGGCACCGATCATGGAACAGCAAACGCCATGTTTATTGCTGGTGGAGCCATCGAAGGAGGCAAGGTGTTGGGAGAATTTCCGGGGCTTGCCCAAGCTGAGCTTTATGAAGGGCGAGACTTAGCGCCTGCTAATGATATGAGGGCGGTGATCAAAGCCGTTCTACAACAACACATGAGCATAGAATCGAGTGCGCTAGAAAGCGTATTTCCTGACAGCGGCTCAGATAAAGCTTACGCAGGCCTTATCCGATCATCTTAG
- a CDS encoding rhodanese-related sulfurtransferase: MSQYVVCALYKFVELENYQELREPLLALMEALGVHGTLLLASEGINGTVAAKREGIDALLTRLNAEPSLTGIVYKESYSDTQPFNRTKVKLKKEIVTLGVEGIDPRHVVGTYVKPRDWNDLIADPEVFVVDTRNDYEIEIGTFKGAVNPNTDTFREFPDYVKQNMDPEKHKKVAMFCTGGIRCEKSTAYMKEQGFDEVYHLEGGILKYLEEVPKEESLWEGDCYVFDGRVAVNHQLEKADYDLCNACRLPITEEDKQSEQFEQGVSCPKCFGKHSEEQVARFREREKQVSLAAVRGEQHVGGESAKQREQRRAEKLAKKDAQRKQA; encoded by the coding sequence ATGAGTCAGTATGTTGTCTGTGCCCTGTATAAGTTTGTGGAACTGGAAAACTACCAAGAGTTACGCGAGCCATTGCTTGCTCTAATGGAAGCCCTCGGTGTACATGGAACGTTGCTACTGGCGAGTGAAGGTATTAACGGCACGGTTGCAGCGAAACGCGAGGGTATTGATGCACTGCTTACACGGCTAAATGCCGAGCCGAGCCTTACTGGTATTGTTTACAAAGAGTCGTACTCAGATACTCAGCCGTTTAACCGCACCAAGGTAAAGCTAAAGAAAGAGATCGTGACATTGGGCGTTGAAGGCATCGATCCTCGTCATGTCGTTGGCACCTACGTGAAGCCGCGAGATTGGAACGATCTGATTGCTGATCCAGAAGTTTTTGTGGTTGATACTCGTAATGACTATGAAATTGAGATCGGAACATTTAAAGGTGCAGTTAACCCAAATACTGACACGTTCCGCGAATTTCCTGACTATGTAAAACAAAACATGGATCCAGAGAAACACAAAAAAGTCGCGATGTTCTGTACTGGTGGTATTCGCTGTGAAAAGTCGACTGCTTACATGAAAGAGCAGGGCTTTGATGAGGTATACCACCTAGAAGGCGGTATTCTGAAATACCTTGAAGAAGTACCAAAAGAAGAAAGCTTGTGGGAAGGCGATTGCTACGTATTCGACGGTCGCGTTGCGGTGAACCACCAGCTAGAAAAAGCGGACTACGACTTGTGTAACGCTTGCCGACTGCCAATCACCGAAGAAGACAAACAATCAGAACAGTTTGAGCAAGGCGTAAGCTGCCCGAAATGTTTTGGTAAACACAGTGAAGAGCAAGTAGCGCGCTTCCGCGAACGTGAAAAGCAAGTGTCGTTAGCAGCGGTTCGTGGCGAACAACACGTCGGTGGTGAAAGTGCCAAACAACGTGAGCAGCGACGCGCAGAAAAACTGGCGAAGAAAGACGCACAGCGCAAGCAAGCGTAA
- a CDS encoding GNAT family N-acetyltransferase has protein sequence MQQFHIRRLREEDVPLLKTLLVELDTSHYDAEPDFYRSPEEMAQLREDRNIFDKYFDGSITAFIACSNRQVVGFISGTVREVNSILSPERRVGYINELVVSESHRNLGIGLSLMDKIESDLCGQDIEELGLTVASFNHEGEDFYHKMGYRVITKMMTKRVKD, from the coding sequence ATGCAACAGTTTCATATCCGAAGACTAAGAGAAGAAGACGTCCCACTGTTGAAAACGCTCTTGGTCGAACTCGACACCTCTCATTATGATGCTGAGCCAGATTTCTACCGTTCTCCGGAAGAAATGGCGCAGTTAAGGGAAGATCGCAACATCTTCGATAAATATTTTGATGGCAGCATCACGGCTTTTATTGCTTGTTCGAACCGACAGGTGGTTGGTTTTATCTCTGGCACAGTGCGAGAAGTCAACTCGATTCTCTCTCCAGAAAGACGCGTCGGTTATATCAATGAGTTGGTGGTGTCTGAAAGCCACCGTAACTTAGGTATTGGTTTGTCTTTGATGGATAAAATCGAGAGCGATTTGTGCGGCCAAGATATTGAAGAACTGGGTTTAACTGTGGCGTCATTTAATCACGAAGGTGAAGATTTCTACCATAAGATGGGCTACCGCGTGATCACCAAAATGATGACCAAGCGAGTCAAAGACTAG
- a CDS encoding alpha/beta fold hydrolase: protein MNAQSFIDAGLHYTPHSFTVPLDYQDLSKGTINVFARSVCLVGDEDSDKPWLVYFQGGPGFPSPRPNGNNGWIKRALSEYRVLLLDQRGTGNSSVINHQTLAHLTPEQQADYLSHFRADNIVRDAEFIREQFGVEKWAILGQSFGGFCSLTYLSLFPNSLLQSYITGGVPSVSRHADDVYHATFKRTMEKNQAFFQQFPQAQQLCQNIANHLLEHEEFLPNGQRFTVEQFQQIGINFGVSDTFLPTYYWLESALIEVNGKPQLRYEFLNDMLAQQNFQTNPIYAILHESIYCQGFASQWSAHRVRREHDAFNYEQGKPFYFTGEMVFPWMFDQYVNLKPLKEAAELLAEKADWTPLYDAQQLENNKVPVSCAVYADDMFVEMDISRETLAAMPNSKAWITNEYEHNGLRADGERILDKLIAMGKQTAATLK, encoded by the coding sequence ATGAACGCTCAATCATTTATCGACGCAGGACTGCATTACACGCCCCACTCGTTCACCGTGCCACTGGATTACCAAGATCTAAGCAAAGGCACGATCAACGTCTTCGCTCGCTCCGTTTGTTTAGTCGGCGATGAAGACTCAGACAAACCGTGGTTAGTGTATTTTCAAGGCGGTCCGGGCTTCCCTTCTCCCCGTCCAAACGGGAACAACGGCTGGATCAAACGCGCACTGAGTGAGTATCGTGTACTGCTGCTCGACCAACGCGGCACAGGCAACAGCAGCGTGATTAATCACCAGACGCTTGCACACCTCACGCCGGAGCAACAAGCAGACTACTTGAGCCATTTCCGCGCAGACAACATTGTTCGCGATGCAGAATTTATCCGTGAACAATTTGGTGTTGAGAAGTGGGCGATTTTGGGTCAGAGCTTTGGTGGTTTCTGCTCACTAACTTACCTATCGCTGTTCCCGAACAGCTTGCTGCAAAGCTACATCACAGGTGGTGTGCCTTCGGTTTCTCGCCATGCCGATGATGTGTATCACGCGACTTTTAAGCGCACGATGGAGAAGAACCAAGCCTTCTTCCAGCAATTCCCACAAGCGCAGCAACTGTGCCAAAACATTGCCAATCACTTATTGGAGCACGAAGAATTTCTGCCAAATGGTCAGCGTTTTACTGTCGAACAGTTCCAACAAATCGGGATTAACTTTGGTGTCAGTGACACCTTCTTACCCACTTACTACTGGCTAGAAAGTGCTTTGATTGAAGTGAACGGTAAGCCTCAGCTTCGATATGAATTTCTCAATGACATGCTGGCGCAGCAAAACTTCCAGACCAATCCAATTTACGCGATTCTGCACGAGTCGATTTACTGCCAAGGGTTTGCTTCTCAATGGAGCGCGCACCGAGTACGTCGAGAGCACGATGCGTTCAACTACGAACAAGGTAAGCCGTTCTACTTTACCGGAGAAATGGTCTTCCCTTGGATGTTCGACCAATACGTAAACTTAAAGCCACTGAAAGAAGCGGCAGAGTTACTGGCAGAGAAAGCCGATTGGACGCCGTTATACGATGCGCAGCAGCTGGAAAACAATAAGGTACCTGTTAGTTGCGCAGTCTATGCGGACGATATGTTTGTGGAAATGGACATCAGCCGTGAAACACTCGCTGCAATGCCGAACTCGAAAGCGTGGATCACCAACGAATATGAGCACAACGGTCTTCGCGCAGATGGTGAGCGCATTCTCGACAAGTTAATTGCGATGGGTAAACAAACCGCAGCAACGTTGAAATGA